The following are encoded together in the Ovis aries strain OAR_USU_Benz2616 breed Rambouillet chromosome 15, ARS-UI_Ramb_v3.0, whole genome shotgun sequence genome:
- the HMBS gene encoding porphobilinogen deaminase isoform X3: MRVIRVGTRKSQLARIQTDSVVATLKALYPGLQFEIIAMSTTGDKILDTALSKIGEKSLFTKELEHALERNEVDLVVHSLKDLPTVLPPGFTIGAVCKRESPYDAVVFHPKFVGKTLETLPEKSVVGTSSLRRAAQLQRKFPHLEFRNIRGNLNTRLRKLDELQEFSAIILAAAGLQRMGWQNRVGQILHPEECMYAVGQGALGVEVRAKDQDILDLVGVLHDPETLLRCIAERSFLRHLEGGCSVPVAVHTAIKDGQLYLTGGVWSLNGAETMQDTMQTTIHVPVQVPRLQGGGNTSLLPPLSFSLNPTLLPLPSMKMALKMIHSWWASLPGTFHDNPSWLLRTWASAWPRCC, from the exons ATGAGAGTGATTCGAGTGGGTACCCGCAAGAGCCAG CTGGCTCGCATACAGACGGACAGTGTGGTGGCAACGCTGAAAGCTTTATACCCAGGCCTGCAGTTTGAAATAA TTGCTATGTCCACCACGGGGGACAAGATTCTTGATACTGCGCTCTCTAAG ATTGGAGAGAAGAGCCTGTTTACCAAGGAGCTTGAGCATGCCTTGGAGAGGAATGA AGTGGACCTGGTTGTTCACTCGCTGAAGGACCTGCCCACGGTGCTTCCTCCTGGCTTCACCATTGGAGCTGTCTGCAA GCGGGAGAGCCCCTATGATGCTGTTGTCTTTCACCCAAAATTTGTTGGGAAGACTCTAGAAACCTTGCCAGAGAAGAG TGTGGTAGGAACTAGCTCCCTGCGGAGAGCAGCCCAGCTGCAGAGAAAGTTCCCACACCTGGAGTTCAGGAATATT CGGGGAAACCTCAACACACGGCTGCGTAAGCTGGATGAGCTGCAGGAGTTCAGTGCCATCATCCTGGCCGCAGCTGGCCTGCAGCGCATGGGCTGGCAGAACCGGGTGGGGCAG ATCCTGCACCCTGAGGAGTGCATGTATGCTGTGGGTCAG GGAGCTCTGGGTGTGGAAGTTCGAGCCAAAGACCAGGATATCTTGGATCTGGTGGGTGTGTTGCACGATCCCGAGACTCTACTTCGCTGCATTGCTGAACGATCCTTCCTGAGGCACCTG GAAGGAGGCTGCAGTGTGCCAGTGGCAGTGCATACAGCTATTAAGGATGGGCAA CTGTACCTGACTGGAGGAGTCTGGAGTCTGAATGGCGCAGAGACCATGCAAGACACCATGCAAACCACCATCCATGTCCCTGTCCAGGTGCCAAGGCTGCAGGGGGGAGGAAACACATCTTTGTTACCTCCCCTCTCCTTCTCACTAAATCCAACCCTTCTTCCTTTGCCCAGCATGAAGATGGCCCTGAAGATGATCCACAGCTGGTGGGCATCACTGCCCGGAACATTCCACGACAACCCCAGCTGGCTGCTGAGAACCTGGGCATCAGCCTGGCCACGTTGTTGCtga
- the HMBS gene encoding porphobilinogen deaminase isoform X8: protein MRVIRVGTRKSQLARIQTDSVVATLKALYPGLQFEIIAMSTTGDKILDTALSKIGEKSLFTKELEHALERNERESPYDAVVFHPKFVGKTLETLPEKSVVGTSSLRRAAQLQRKFPHLEFRNIRGNLNTRLRKLDELQEFSAIILAAAGLQRMGWQNRVGQILHPEECMYAVGQGALGVEVRAKDQDILDLVGVLHDPETLLRCIAERSFLRHLEGGCSVPVAVHTAIKDGQLYLTGGVWSLNGAETMQDTMQTTIHVPVQHEDGPEDDPQLVGITARNIPRQPQLAAENLGISLATLLLNKGAKNILDVARQLNEAH, encoded by the exons ATGAGAGTGATTCGAGTGGGTACCCGCAAGAGCCAG CTGGCTCGCATACAGACGGACAGTGTGGTGGCAACGCTGAAAGCTTTATACCCAGGCCTGCAGTTTGAAATAA TTGCTATGTCCACCACGGGGGACAAGATTCTTGATACTGCGCTCTCTAAG ATTGGAGAGAAGAGCCTGTTTACCAAGGAGCTTGAGCATGCCTTGGAGAGGAATGA GCGGGAGAGCCCCTATGATGCTGTTGTCTTTCACCCAAAATTTGTTGGGAAGACTCTAGAAACCTTGCCAGAGAAGAG TGTGGTAGGAACTAGCTCCCTGCGGAGAGCAGCCCAGCTGCAGAGAAAGTTCCCACACCTGGAGTTCAGGAATATT CGGGGAAACCTCAACACACGGCTGCGTAAGCTGGATGAGCTGCAGGAGTTCAGTGCCATCATCCTGGCCGCAGCTGGCCTGCAGCGCATGGGCTGGCAGAACCGGGTGGGGCAG ATCCTGCACCCTGAGGAGTGCATGTATGCTGTGGGTCAG GGAGCTCTGGGTGTGGAAGTTCGAGCCAAAGACCAGGATATCTTGGATCTGGTGGGTGTGTTGCACGATCCCGAGACTCTACTTCGCTGCATTGCTGAACGATCCTTCCTGAGGCACCTG GAAGGAGGCTGCAGTGTGCCAGTGGCAGTGCATACAGCTATTAAGGATGGGCAA CTGTACCTGACTGGAGGAGTCTGGAGTCTGAATGGCGCAGAGACCATGCAAGACACCATGCAAACCACCATCCATGTCCCTGTCCAG CATGAAGATGGCCCTGAAGATGATCCACAGCTGGTGGGCATCACTGCCCGGAACATTCCACGACAACCCCAGCTGGCTGCTGAGAACCTGGGCATCAGCCTGGCCACGTTGTTGCtgaacaaaggagccaagaatatctTGGATGTTGCACGGCAGCTCAATGAAGCCCACTAA
- the HMBS gene encoding porphobilinogen deaminase isoform X7, which yields MRVIRVGTRKSQLARIQTDSVVATLKALYPGLQFEIIAMSTTGDKILDTALSKIGEKSLFTKELEHALERNERESPYDAVVFHPKFVGKTLETLPEKSVVGTSSLRRAAQLQRKFPHLEFRNIRGNLNTRLRKLDELQEFSAIILAAAGLQRMGWQNRVGQILHPEECMYAVGQGALGVEVRAKDQDILDLVGVLHDPETLLRCIAERSFLRHLEGGCSVPVAVHTAIKDGQLYLTGGVWSLNGAETMQDTMQTTIHVPVQVPRLQGGGNTSLLPPLSFSLNPTLLPLPSMKMALKMIHSWWASLPGTFHDNPSWLLRTWASAWPRCC from the exons ATGAGAGTGATTCGAGTGGGTACCCGCAAGAGCCAG CTGGCTCGCATACAGACGGACAGTGTGGTGGCAACGCTGAAAGCTTTATACCCAGGCCTGCAGTTTGAAATAA TTGCTATGTCCACCACGGGGGACAAGATTCTTGATACTGCGCTCTCTAAG ATTGGAGAGAAGAGCCTGTTTACCAAGGAGCTTGAGCATGCCTTGGAGAGGAATGA GCGGGAGAGCCCCTATGATGCTGTTGTCTTTCACCCAAAATTTGTTGGGAAGACTCTAGAAACCTTGCCAGAGAAGAG TGTGGTAGGAACTAGCTCCCTGCGGAGAGCAGCCCAGCTGCAGAGAAAGTTCCCACACCTGGAGTTCAGGAATATT CGGGGAAACCTCAACACACGGCTGCGTAAGCTGGATGAGCTGCAGGAGTTCAGTGCCATCATCCTGGCCGCAGCTGGCCTGCAGCGCATGGGCTGGCAGAACCGGGTGGGGCAG ATCCTGCACCCTGAGGAGTGCATGTATGCTGTGGGTCAG GGAGCTCTGGGTGTGGAAGTTCGAGCCAAAGACCAGGATATCTTGGATCTGGTGGGTGTGTTGCACGATCCCGAGACTCTACTTCGCTGCATTGCTGAACGATCCTTCCTGAGGCACCTG GAAGGAGGCTGCAGTGTGCCAGTGGCAGTGCATACAGCTATTAAGGATGGGCAA CTGTACCTGACTGGAGGAGTCTGGAGTCTGAATGGCGCAGAGACCATGCAAGACACCATGCAAACCACCATCCATGTCCCTGTCCAGGTGCCAAGGCTGCAGGGGGGAGGAAACACATCTTTGTTACCTCCCCTCTCCTTCTCACTAAATCCAACCCTTCTTCCTTTGCCCAGCATGAAGATGGCCCTGAAGATGATCCACAGCTGGTGGGCATCACTGCCCGGAACATTCCACGACAACCCCAGCTGGCTGCTGAGAACCTGGGCATCAGCCTGGCCACGTTGTTGCtga
- the HMBS gene encoding porphobilinogen deaminase isoform X2: MSGNGNAAATAEEDTPKMRVIRVGTRKSQLARIQTDSVVATLKALYPGLQFEIIAMSTTGDKILDTALSKIGEKSLFTKELEHALERNEVDLVVHSLKDLPTVLPPGFTIGAVCKRESPYDAVVFHPKFVGKTLETLPEKSVVGTSSLRRAAQLQRKFPHLEFRNIRGNLNTRLRKLDELQEFSAIILAAAGLQRMGWQNRVGQILHPEECMYAVGQGALGVEVRAKDQDILDLVGVLHDPETLLRCIAERSFLRHLEGGCSVPVAVHTAIKDGQLYLTGGVWSLNGAETMQDTMQTTIHVPVQHEDGPEDDPQLVGITARNIPRQPQLAAENLGISLATLLLNKGAKNILDVARQLNEAH; encoded by the exons ATGTCTGGTAATGGCAACGCGGCCGCAACGGCG GAAGAAGACACCCCAAAGATGAGAGTGATTCGAGTGGGTACCCGCAAGAGCCAG CTGGCTCGCATACAGACGGACAGTGTGGTGGCAACGCTGAAAGCTTTATACCCAGGCCTGCAGTTTGAAATAA TTGCTATGTCCACCACGGGGGACAAGATTCTTGATACTGCGCTCTCTAAG ATTGGAGAGAAGAGCCTGTTTACCAAGGAGCTTGAGCATGCCTTGGAGAGGAATGA AGTGGACCTGGTTGTTCACTCGCTGAAGGACCTGCCCACGGTGCTTCCTCCTGGCTTCACCATTGGAGCTGTCTGCAA GCGGGAGAGCCCCTATGATGCTGTTGTCTTTCACCCAAAATTTGTTGGGAAGACTCTAGAAACCTTGCCAGAGAAGAG TGTGGTAGGAACTAGCTCCCTGCGGAGAGCAGCCCAGCTGCAGAGAAAGTTCCCACACCTGGAGTTCAGGAATATT CGGGGAAACCTCAACACACGGCTGCGTAAGCTGGATGAGCTGCAGGAGTTCAGTGCCATCATCCTGGCCGCAGCTGGCCTGCAGCGCATGGGCTGGCAGAACCGGGTGGGGCAG ATCCTGCACCCTGAGGAGTGCATGTATGCTGTGGGTCAG GGAGCTCTGGGTGTGGAAGTTCGAGCCAAAGACCAGGATATCTTGGATCTGGTGGGTGTGTTGCACGATCCCGAGACTCTACTTCGCTGCATTGCTGAACGATCCTTCCTGAGGCACCTG GAAGGAGGCTGCAGTGTGCCAGTGGCAGTGCATACAGCTATTAAGGATGGGCAA CTGTACCTGACTGGAGGAGTCTGGAGTCTGAATGGCGCAGAGACCATGCAAGACACCATGCAAACCACCATCCATGTCCCTGTCCAG CATGAAGATGGCCCTGAAGATGATCCACAGCTGGTGGGCATCACTGCCCGGAACATTCCACGACAACCCCAGCTGGCTGCTGAGAACCTGGGCATCAGCCTGGCCACGTTGTTGCtgaacaaaggagccaagaatatctTGGATGTTGCACGGCAGCTCAATGAAGCCCACTAA
- the HMBS gene encoding porphobilinogen deaminase isoform X4 encodes MSGNGNAAATAEEDTPKMRVIRVGTRKSQLARIQTDSVVATLKALYPGLQFEIIAMSTTGDKILDTALSKIGEKSLFTKELEHALERNERESPYDAVVFHPKFVGKTLETLPEKSVVGTSSLRRAAQLQRKFPHLEFRNIRGNLNTRLRKLDELQEFSAIILAAAGLQRMGWQNRVGQILHPEECMYAVGQGALGVEVRAKDQDILDLVGVLHDPETLLRCIAERSFLRHLEGGCSVPVAVHTAIKDGQLYLTGGVWSLNGAETMQDTMQTTIHVPVQVPRLQGGGNTSLLPPLSFSLNPTLLPLPSMKMALKMIHSWWASLPGTFHDNPSWLLRTWASAWPRCC; translated from the exons ATGTCTGGTAATGGCAACGCGGCCGCAACGGCG GAAGAAGACACCCCAAAGATGAGAGTGATTCGAGTGGGTACCCGCAAGAGCCAG CTGGCTCGCATACAGACGGACAGTGTGGTGGCAACGCTGAAAGCTTTATACCCAGGCCTGCAGTTTGAAATAA TTGCTATGTCCACCACGGGGGACAAGATTCTTGATACTGCGCTCTCTAAG ATTGGAGAGAAGAGCCTGTTTACCAAGGAGCTTGAGCATGCCTTGGAGAGGAATGA GCGGGAGAGCCCCTATGATGCTGTTGTCTTTCACCCAAAATTTGTTGGGAAGACTCTAGAAACCTTGCCAGAGAAGAG TGTGGTAGGAACTAGCTCCCTGCGGAGAGCAGCCCAGCTGCAGAGAAAGTTCCCACACCTGGAGTTCAGGAATATT CGGGGAAACCTCAACACACGGCTGCGTAAGCTGGATGAGCTGCAGGAGTTCAGTGCCATCATCCTGGCCGCAGCTGGCCTGCAGCGCATGGGCTGGCAGAACCGGGTGGGGCAG ATCCTGCACCCTGAGGAGTGCATGTATGCTGTGGGTCAG GGAGCTCTGGGTGTGGAAGTTCGAGCCAAAGACCAGGATATCTTGGATCTGGTGGGTGTGTTGCACGATCCCGAGACTCTACTTCGCTGCATTGCTGAACGATCCTTCCTGAGGCACCTG GAAGGAGGCTGCAGTGTGCCAGTGGCAGTGCATACAGCTATTAAGGATGGGCAA CTGTACCTGACTGGAGGAGTCTGGAGTCTGAATGGCGCAGAGACCATGCAAGACACCATGCAAACCACCATCCATGTCCCTGTCCAGGTGCCAAGGCTGCAGGGGGGAGGAAACACATCTTTGTTACCTCCCCTCTCCTTCTCACTAAATCCAACCCTTCTTCCTTTGCCCAGCATGAAGATGGCCCTGAAGATGATCCACAGCTGGTGGGCATCACTGCCCGGAACATTCCACGACAACCCCAGCTGGCTGCTGAGAACCTGGGCATCAGCCTGGCCACGTTGTTGCtga
- the HMBS gene encoding porphobilinogen deaminase isoform X1 yields MSGNGNAAATAEEDTPKMRVIRVGTRKSQLARIQTDSVVATLKALYPGLQFEIIAMSTTGDKILDTALSKIGEKSLFTKELEHALERNEVDLVVHSLKDLPTVLPPGFTIGAVCKRESPYDAVVFHPKFVGKTLETLPEKSVVGTSSLRRAAQLQRKFPHLEFRNIRGNLNTRLRKLDELQEFSAIILAAAGLQRMGWQNRVGQILHPEECMYAVGQGALGVEVRAKDQDILDLVGVLHDPETLLRCIAERSFLRHLEGGCSVPVAVHTAIKDGQLYLTGGVWSLNGAETMQDTMQTTIHVPVQVPRLQGGGNTSLLPPLSFSLNPTLLPLPSMKMALKMIHSWWASLPGTFHDNPSWLLRTWASAWPRCC; encoded by the exons ATGTCTGGTAATGGCAACGCGGCCGCAACGGCG GAAGAAGACACCCCAAAGATGAGAGTGATTCGAGTGGGTACCCGCAAGAGCCAG CTGGCTCGCATACAGACGGACAGTGTGGTGGCAACGCTGAAAGCTTTATACCCAGGCCTGCAGTTTGAAATAA TTGCTATGTCCACCACGGGGGACAAGATTCTTGATACTGCGCTCTCTAAG ATTGGAGAGAAGAGCCTGTTTACCAAGGAGCTTGAGCATGCCTTGGAGAGGAATGA AGTGGACCTGGTTGTTCACTCGCTGAAGGACCTGCCCACGGTGCTTCCTCCTGGCTTCACCATTGGAGCTGTCTGCAA GCGGGAGAGCCCCTATGATGCTGTTGTCTTTCACCCAAAATTTGTTGGGAAGACTCTAGAAACCTTGCCAGAGAAGAG TGTGGTAGGAACTAGCTCCCTGCGGAGAGCAGCCCAGCTGCAGAGAAAGTTCCCACACCTGGAGTTCAGGAATATT CGGGGAAACCTCAACACACGGCTGCGTAAGCTGGATGAGCTGCAGGAGTTCAGTGCCATCATCCTGGCCGCAGCTGGCCTGCAGCGCATGGGCTGGCAGAACCGGGTGGGGCAG ATCCTGCACCCTGAGGAGTGCATGTATGCTGTGGGTCAG GGAGCTCTGGGTGTGGAAGTTCGAGCCAAAGACCAGGATATCTTGGATCTGGTGGGTGTGTTGCACGATCCCGAGACTCTACTTCGCTGCATTGCTGAACGATCCTTCCTGAGGCACCTG GAAGGAGGCTGCAGTGTGCCAGTGGCAGTGCATACAGCTATTAAGGATGGGCAA CTGTACCTGACTGGAGGAGTCTGGAGTCTGAATGGCGCAGAGACCATGCAAGACACCATGCAAACCACCATCCATGTCCCTGTCCAGGTGCCAAGGCTGCAGGGGGGAGGAAACACATCTTTGTTACCTCCCCTCTCCTTCTCACTAAATCCAACCCTTCTTCCTTTGCCCAGCATGAAGATGGCCCTGAAGATGATCCACAGCTGGTGGGCATCACTGCCCGGAACATTCCACGACAACCCCAGCTGGCTGCTGAGAACCTGGGCATCAGCCTGGCCACGTTGTTGCtga
- the LOC101106791 gene encoding histone H2AX: MSGRGKTGGKARAKAKSRSSRAGLQFPVGRVHRLLRKGHYAERVGAGAPVYLAAVLEYLTAEILELAGNAARDNKKTRIIPRHLQLAIRNDEELNKLLGGVTIAQGGVLPNIQAVLLPKKTSATVGPKAPAGGKKATQASQEY; encoded by the coding sequence ATGTCTGGCCGCGGCAAGACCGGCGGCAAGGCCCGCGCCAAGGCCAAGTCGCGCTCTTCGCGAGCAGGCCTCCAGTTTCCCGTGGGCCGCGTGCACCGGCTGCTGCGGAAGGGCCACTACGCCGAGAGGGTGGGCGCCGGCGCGCCGGTCTACCTGGCGGCGGTACTCGAGTACCTCACCGCCGAGATCCTGGAGCTGGCGGGCAACGCGGCTCGCGACAACAAGAAGACGCGGATAATCCCCCGCCACCTGCAGCTGGCCATCCGCAACGACGAGGAGCTCAACAAGCTGCTGGGCGGCGTGACGATCGCCCAGGGAGGCGTCCTGCCCAACATCCAGGCCGTGCTGCTGCCTAAGAAGACCAGCGCCACCGTGGGGCCGAAGGCGCCAGCGGGCGGCAAGAAGGCCACCCAGGCCTCTCAGGAGTACTGA
- the HMBS gene encoding porphobilinogen deaminase isoform X6 produces the protein MSGNGNAAATAEEDTPKMRVIRVGTRKSQLARIQTDSVVATLKALYPGLQFEIIAMSTTGDKILDTALSKIGEKSLFTKELEHALERNERESPYDAVVFHPKFVGKTLETLPEKSVVGTSSLRRAAQLQRKFPHLEFRNIRGNLNTRLRKLDELQEFSAIILAAAGLQRMGWQNRVGQILHPEECMYAVGQGALGVEVRAKDQDILDLVGVLHDPETLLRCIAERSFLRHLEGGCSVPVAVHTAIKDGQLYLTGGVWSLNGAETMQDTMQTTIHVPVQHEDGPEDDPQLVGITARNIPRQPQLAAENLGISLATLLLNKGAKNILDVARQLNEAH, from the exons ATGTCTGGTAATGGCAACGCGGCCGCAACGGCG GAAGAAGACACCCCAAAGATGAGAGTGATTCGAGTGGGTACCCGCAAGAGCCAG CTGGCTCGCATACAGACGGACAGTGTGGTGGCAACGCTGAAAGCTTTATACCCAGGCCTGCAGTTTGAAATAA TTGCTATGTCCACCACGGGGGACAAGATTCTTGATACTGCGCTCTCTAAG ATTGGAGAGAAGAGCCTGTTTACCAAGGAGCTTGAGCATGCCTTGGAGAGGAATGA GCGGGAGAGCCCCTATGATGCTGTTGTCTTTCACCCAAAATTTGTTGGGAAGACTCTAGAAACCTTGCCAGAGAAGAG TGTGGTAGGAACTAGCTCCCTGCGGAGAGCAGCCCAGCTGCAGAGAAAGTTCCCACACCTGGAGTTCAGGAATATT CGGGGAAACCTCAACACACGGCTGCGTAAGCTGGATGAGCTGCAGGAGTTCAGTGCCATCATCCTGGCCGCAGCTGGCCTGCAGCGCATGGGCTGGCAGAACCGGGTGGGGCAG ATCCTGCACCCTGAGGAGTGCATGTATGCTGTGGGTCAG GGAGCTCTGGGTGTGGAAGTTCGAGCCAAAGACCAGGATATCTTGGATCTGGTGGGTGTGTTGCACGATCCCGAGACTCTACTTCGCTGCATTGCTGAACGATCCTTCCTGAGGCACCTG GAAGGAGGCTGCAGTGTGCCAGTGGCAGTGCATACAGCTATTAAGGATGGGCAA CTGTACCTGACTGGAGGAGTCTGGAGTCTGAATGGCGCAGAGACCATGCAAGACACCATGCAAACCACCATCCATGTCCCTGTCCAG CATGAAGATGGCCCTGAAGATGATCCACAGCTGGTGGGCATCACTGCCCGGAACATTCCACGACAACCCCAGCTGGCTGCTGAGAACCTGGGCATCAGCCTGGCCACGTTGTTGCtgaacaaaggagccaagaatatctTGGATGTTGCACGGCAGCTCAATGAAGCCCACTAA
- the HMBS gene encoding porphobilinogen deaminase isoform X5: protein MRVIRVGTRKSQLARIQTDSVVATLKALYPGLQFEIIAMSTTGDKILDTALSKIGEKSLFTKELEHALERNEVDLVVHSLKDLPTVLPPGFTIGAVCKRESPYDAVVFHPKFVGKTLETLPEKSVVGTSSLRRAAQLQRKFPHLEFRNIRGNLNTRLRKLDELQEFSAIILAAAGLQRMGWQNRVGQILHPEECMYAVGQGALGVEVRAKDQDILDLVGVLHDPETLLRCIAERSFLRHLEGGCSVPVAVHTAIKDGQLYLTGGVWSLNGAETMQDTMQTTIHVPVQHEDGPEDDPQLVGITARNIPRQPQLAAENLGISLATLLLNKGAKNILDVARQLNEAH, encoded by the exons ATGAGAGTGATTCGAGTGGGTACCCGCAAGAGCCAG CTGGCTCGCATACAGACGGACAGTGTGGTGGCAACGCTGAAAGCTTTATACCCAGGCCTGCAGTTTGAAATAA TTGCTATGTCCACCACGGGGGACAAGATTCTTGATACTGCGCTCTCTAAG ATTGGAGAGAAGAGCCTGTTTACCAAGGAGCTTGAGCATGCCTTGGAGAGGAATGA AGTGGACCTGGTTGTTCACTCGCTGAAGGACCTGCCCACGGTGCTTCCTCCTGGCTTCACCATTGGAGCTGTCTGCAA GCGGGAGAGCCCCTATGATGCTGTTGTCTTTCACCCAAAATTTGTTGGGAAGACTCTAGAAACCTTGCCAGAGAAGAG TGTGGTAGGAACTAGCTCCCTGCGGAGAGCAGCCCAGCTGCAGAGAAAGTTCCCACACCTGGAGTTCAGGAATATT CGGGGAAACCTCAACACACGGCTGCGTAAGCTGGATGAGCTGCAGGAGTTCAGTGCCATCATCCTGGCCGCAGCTGGCCTGCAGCGCATGGGCTGGCAGAACCGGGTGGGGCAG ATCCTGCACCCTGAGGAGTGCATGTATGCTGTGGGTCAG GGAGCTCTGGGTGTGGAAGTTCGAGCCAAAGACCAGGATATCTTGGATCTGGTGGGTGTGTTGCACGATCCCGAGACTCTACTTCGCTGCATTGCTGAACGATCCTTCCTGAGGCACCTG GAAGGAGGCTGCAGTGTGCCAGTGGCAGTGCATACAGCTATTAAGGATGGGCAA CTGTACCTGACTGGAGGAGTCTGGAGTCTGAATGGCGCAGAGACCATGCAAGACACCATGCAAACCACCATCCATGTCCCTGTCCAG CATGAAGATGGCCCTGAAGATGATCCACAGCTGGTGGGCATCACTGCCCGGAACATTCCACGACAACCCCAGCTGGCTGCTGAGAACCTGGGCATCAGCCTGGCCACGTTGTTGCtgaacaaaggagccaagaatatctTGGATGTTGCACGGCAGCTCAATGAAGCCCACTAA